The genomic DNA CTGATATTTCATTACCTATAGGCGACTTCCGTAAAAGTATTCGTGATCCTGTACCAGAGCCAGTCCAGCGCCTGATCGATACTTCTAACCTCTCCCAAAATTTTGGCGGTTGAAGCCTGGTAGTACGATCCGTCGATAACCGTGAGGTTGCCTTCCACCTCGCCGTAGATTTCCGCCGTGCCGTTCTCTACCGTCAGGTTGCCGGCTACTTTGGAGCCGCTGGGCACCGTCACAGTCCTTCCGTTGATCACAACATGATCCAGATCTTTCCCTTTCACAATAAGCTGATCATCGCTATTCCATAGGGAAATGGTGCTAAACAGCATTACTAGCAGAAACATCGCCGCTGCCGTTAATGCAGGGTGTCTCTTGACCCATTGGAGCCAAGCCCGTTGTTTCTGTTGGCTGGGAATGGACTTCATGATCCGGTCTACCAGCTCGTCGGAAGCGGATAATGAAGAGCGCTTGATTGTGGCAAACAGCATCAATTCCGCCTGCTCTAGTTCCTTAAAATGCATCTGGCAGGATGGACATTCCTGAAGATGCCTCTGGAGTGACAAGGCCTCTTCCCCAAACAACTCGTCATCTAAATACTCATGCATCAATGAGGTGGCTTGTTTGCAATCCATATCAGCCAGTCCTTTCAGTAAAATCTATACGAAACCAGGGCAACTTACGGTGCAAATAGTCGTCCTAACATACAATACGTTGCGCTTAGCAATACGTTTCAAGAAACTAAATATTTCCTACACTCGGCAAAAGGTTATAAAACCTTATGCTGCAGTTTTTTGCGCAAAAATTCCCGTCCGCGGTGAAGACGCGTTTTGACTGTGGTTACCGGCATATCCAGCACATCGCTAATTTCGCTAAGCGACAGCTCCTGCAAGTACCTTAATATAACAACCGATTTGTATTTCGCCGGCAAACCTTCGATTGCGTAATGAATGGTCTGCTGCGTCTCTGTCAGCAAGTATTCACTTTCGGGCGTCCGTTCATCCCCCGGAATCAGCGTATATCCGTCCAGACCTTCCTGGTCGTTCATCCCCGCATCAAGGTAATAATTCGGCTTGCGCTTCCGGAGCCTGTCTATGCATAAATTGGTGGCAATCCGATACAGCCAAGTTGAGAATTTCTGCTTCTCATCGTAGCGCTCCCAATTTTTATATACACGTAAAAAAGTCTCCTGCACAATGTCCTCCGCCTCATGGCGGTTCGACAGCATGCGGTAGGCCAGATGAAATATCTTATCCTTATATACATCAACAAGGTCGGCAAAAGCTTCCTGATCCCCTTGGCGGGCTAGCTTCACTAATCTCACATCAAAATGATCTACCATTGAATTTCCCCCAGATCCATGGACGGGCTTCAATTTTTCACCCTGCCTGTCCGGCCATAGGCATCCCATAGTAACCAATAGGACCCTCGTCGTCGGCACTTCATTCCAAATGTTAATTCATGTCTCCTGAAAAAGCAAGACATGACGTCAACTCAAGCATCCGGCTCGTCGAAATCTTGAAATATCTGTAAACTCACAAACAAGCCGGACCCTCGTCAGAGGTTTCCGGCTTGTTGTTTTGCATCGTTATATGATCATCAGCCCGTATTTCTAAGTCCAGCGGCGATTCCGTTAATCGTAAGCAGTACTTCGCGCAGCAGGTTCGGATCGTCCTGATCTTTCTCGCGAATCGCGCGGAGCTCGCTAAGTAGCTGTACCTGCATATAACTAAGCGGATCGATGTAAGGATTACGCTGGCGAATGGACTCCTGAAGTCCCGGATTATGATCCAGAATATCCGTTTGCCCCGTAATTTTCAGAATCATATCCTTCGTCAAATGGAATTCCTCTTCGATTTGCTTGAAAATGCGATCCCTGACTTCACCGTCTCTGCACATCGCGGCATACTCTTGGGCGATGACCAGATCAGCTTTGACGATCGCGAATTGAAGCGTGTCGATGACCGAACGGAAAAAGGAGAAATTCTCATACATTTCTTGCAGCACTTTCAAGTTCTCTTCGTTATTCTGATAGAACTGATACAATCCCGTTCCAGCGGCATACCAGGCCGGGAACA from Paenibacillus woosongensis includes the following:
- a CDS encoding zf-HC2 domain-containing protein — protein: MDCKQATSLMHEYLDDELFGEEALSLQRHLQECPSCQMHFKELEQAELMLFATIKRSSLSASDELVDRIMKSIPSQQKQRAWLQWVKRHPALTAAAMFLLVMLFSTISLWNSDDQLIVKGKDLDHVVINGRTVTVPSGSKVAGNLTVENGTAEIYGEVEGNLTVIDGSYYQASTAKILGEVRSIDQALDWLWYRITNTFTEVAYR
- the sigW gene encoding RNA polymerase sigma factor SigW, translating into MVDHFDVRLVKLARQGDQEAFADLVDVYKDKIFHLAYRMLSNRHEAEDIVQETFLRVYKNWERYDEKQKFSTWLYRIATNLCIDRLRKRKPNYYLDAGMNDQEGLDGYTLIPGDERTPESEYLLTETQQTIHYAIEGLPAKYKSVVILRYLQELSLSEISDVLDMPVTTVKTRLHRGREFLRKKLQHKVL